One window of the Pararge aegeria chromosome 22, ilParAegt1.1, whole genome shotgun sequence genome contains the following:
- the LOC120633599 gene encoding thioredoxin domain-containing protein 12-like isoform X1 has product MAARNLTKACIALIFNKVHCSSNGGRDNGFGNNYVWAGSLESGMQIAVNHKKPVMVIIHKSWCSACKNLKPKFANSSEIQSLSQHFVMVNLLDEEEPKNNKFAPDGTYIPRILFISPKGAIDHDIYNEEGSSQHKYFYSRPEQIAKAMRKVIDKYKNEQFDV; this is encoded by the exons ATGGCTGCTAGGAATTTAACCAAAGCTTGTATTgctttaattttcaataaagttCACTGTTCTTCAAACGGAGGTAGGGATAATGGGTTTGGGAACAACTATGTATGGGCTGGATCACTGGAATCGGGAATGCAAATCGCAGTCAACCATAAAAAGCCTGTAATGGTCATAATTCATAAATCTTGGTGTTCCGCATGCAAGAATCTCAAGCCAAAGTTCGCTAATTCGAGCGAGATTCAGTCGCTGAGTCAACATTTCGTGATGGTGAATCTGCTCGATGAAGAAGAACCAAAGAACAATAAATTCGCCCCTGATGGAACTTATATTCCGAG aaTACTCTTCATATCGCCGAAGGGTGCCATCGACCATGACATTTACAATGAGGAGGGGAGCAGCCAGCACAAATACTTCTACAGTAGGCCGGAACAAATTGCGAAAGCGATGAGGAAGGTGATCGACAAATACAAGAACGAGCAATTCGATGTATGA
- the LOC120633599 gene encoding thioredoxin domain-containing protein 12-like isoform X2, producing MAARNLTKACIALIFNKVHCSSNGGRDNGFGNNYVWAGSLESGMQIAVNHKKPVMVIIHKSWCSACKNLKPKFANSSEIQSLSQHFVMVNLLDEEEPKNNKFAPDGTYIPRILFISPKGAIDHDIYNEEGSSQHKYFYSRPEQIAKAMRKVIDKYKNEQFDK from the exons ATGGCTGCTAGGAATTTAACCAAAGCTTGTATTgctttaattttcaataaagttCACTGTTCTTCAAACGGAGGTAGGGATAATGGGTTTGGGAACAACTATGTATGGGCTGGATCACTGGAATCGGGAATGCAAATCGCAGTCAACCATAAAAAGCCTGTAATGGTCATAATTCATAAATCTTGGTGTTCCGCATGCAAGAATCTCAAGCCAAAGTTCGCTAATTCGAGCGAGATTCAGTCGCTGAGTCAACATTTCGTGATGGTGAATCTGCTCGATGAAGAAGAACCAAAGAACAATAAATTCGCCCCTGATGGAACTTATATTCCGAG aaTACTCTTCATATCGCCGAAGGGTGCCATCGACCATGACATTTACAATGAGGAGGGGAGCAGCCAGCACAAATACTTCTACAGTAGGCCGGAACAAATTGCGAAAGCGATGAGGAAGGTGATCGACAAATACAAGAACGAGCAATTCGAT aaATAA
- the LOC120633600 gene encoding uncharacterized protein LOC120633600, with protein MLDKFRGIKPTHLWHHTSLKAFRAAIKDRYDAVKNLDELFNKPKQTLAFAGFVWTSMLAIFYSLGAITPEETLKDLLPYECKPSLPQDMDVCTKEEKKVKTPACPPSAKKKPC; from the exons ATGCTTGACAAATTCAGGGGTATCAAACCAACCCACCTATGGCATCATACTAGTTTAAAAGCCTTTAGAGCTGCCATCAAGGACCGCTACGATGCCGTCAAGAATCTGGATGAATTGTTTAACAAGCCTAAGCAAACTCTAGCATTTGCAG GATTTGTCTGGACATCGATGCTGGCAATCTTCTACTCCCTGGGAGCGATCACTCCTGAAGAAactttaaaagatttattacctTACGAATGTAAACCATCGCTTCCACAGGATATGGACGTTTGCACTAAGGAAGAAAAGAAAGTCAAAACACCTGCGTGCCCCCCTTCCGCCAAGAAAAAACCTTgctga